The Blautia obeum ATCC 29174 region CTGTTCTGGAAAAAATATTTTTGTCATGATTGACGAAACATACGTGGAATTTGCACCGGACATCAATGCAGTAACAGCGGTTCCTCTGACCAGAGAATTTACAAATCTGATGGTTCTGCGTGGTGTATCTAAATTTTATGCGGCTCCGGGTATGCGTCTCGGCTATGGCATTACAGGAAACAGAGAATTTCTCGCCCGAATGAGAGAAAAGCAAACGCCATGGTCTCTGAATAGTCTTGGTGCATTTGCCGGAAAAAAAATGCTCCTTGACCATGACTATTTCCGCAGGACACGTGAGCTGATCCTCGGTGAACGTGACCGGATGGAAACCGAATTAAAAAAACTTTCAATCTTCAAGGTCTATCCGGCATATGCAAACTTTATCCTTCTGAAAATCCAGAAAGAAGGCCTGACTTCCGCAGATGTATTTGAAGCCTGCATCAAAAAAGGGCTGATGATTCGTGACTGTTCTTCTTTCCAGTGCCTGGACGGAGAATTTGTCCGGTTCTGCATCATGATGCCTGAAGATAATACACGATTGTTAGACATACTGAAGCAGCTGTGATCCAGCTGCTTCTTTTTTATACTTTTATGCGTATATTCTTAACTGTTCCTGAGCATCTCCCATTTTGCTGTTTTCAATGATGCATATGCAGATATTTCTCCCGGGTAGCAAGTCCGCCACGGATGTGACGTTCTTCTTTATTCACATCCAGAATCTTACGCGCCTCTCCCGCCAGTGCCGGATTGATCTGGATCAGCCGGTCTGTCACATCTTTATGTACCGTACTCTTACTGATCCCAAATTTTTTCGCCGTCTGTCGTACTGTCGCTTTTGTTTCTATTATGTAATGTGCAATCTCCACTGCACGTTCTTCGATATAATCCTTCAAAGAAAAATCCCCCGAAGACACCGTTTTTACAGTGTATGCGGGGGATTTATGTGGTATGTCTTACTTATTTATCTCTTAGAAGAGCACCGGAATAATATAAATTCCAAGTGCAATGATCGTCGCAACAATTGTGGCAATCTTCCAGATATTGTATTCTTTGTCCATCTTTGCTTTTTCTTCCGGAGATGGCTCCTCAATTTAATGAGATCTCATCAATCAGTTTCAGTTCTTCCTCAGTGAGCGGTGCACTGGAAATTGCTTTTATATTATCCAGAATCTGCTGTGTTTTGGATGCGCCGATCAGAACACTGGTCACTTCTTTCTGCTGCAGAAGCCATGCAAGTGCCATATCTGCAAGCTTTTCTCCTCGCTGTGCTGCCAGCTCATTCAGCTTACGGATCTGATCTAGTCTGTGTTCATCCAAAGTACTTTCTTTAAGGAATCTGCCATCAGTACGGATACGGCTGTCTTCCGGGATTCCATGCAGGTAACGGTCAGTCAGCTGTCCCTGTGCAAGCGGGCTGAATGTGATCAGACCCTTTTGCAGCTCAGCAGTTGCCTTTTTCAGACCATTCTTCTCTACTGTTCGATCAAAAATAGAATAACGGTTCTGATTGATGACAAACGGACAATGCAGATCCTTCAGAATTGCAGTAGCCTTCTTTAATGTCTCTCCATCATAATTGGAAAGTCCGACATAAATTGCCTTGCCGCTCTGTACTGCACTTGCCAGTGCACCCATGGTCTCTTCAAGCGGTGTATCCGGATCCATTCTGTGATGATAAAAAATATCTACATAATCAAGGCCCATACGTTTCAGACTCTGATCCAGGCTGGCAAGAAGATACTTGCGGCTTCCCCAGTTCCCATAAGGGCCATCCCACATCTCATATCCGGCTTTTGTTGTAATGATCAGCTCATCACGATAAACGCCCAGGTCTTCTTTCAGAATGCGGCCAAAGTTCTTTTCTGCACTTCCTGGTTCCGGACCATAATTATTTGCCAGGTCAAACTGTGTGATTCCACTATCAAAAGCCGTAAAACAAAGCTTTCTCATATTTTCAAAATTTGCGGTGTCTCCAAAGTTATGCCATAATCCCAGTGACACCTTTGGCAGCATCAGACCACTGTTTCCACAATGATCGTATTCCATGGTTGTGTATCTTTCTTTAGACGCAGTGTACATATTCTTTTCCTCCCAATACGAATATATTTACTTCTCTTTACAAAGATTAGCACTTCAAGTATACTTGAAGTCAAGAATTTTATATAAAAGTAAATTTGTGATTCGGCATTTAATTTTTTACAGGAGGTATCGCATCTAATGAAAAACTATACGATCAGAGAAATATCCGAAATGTTTGAGTTACCATCATCTACACTTCGTTATTACGAAAGTGAAGAGCTCCTTCCAGAAGTACCCAAATCCTCTTCCGGACAACGTATATACAATGATGAACATGTTGAACGTCTTAAATGTATCAACTGTTTCAAACGCACAGGAATGACTATCCCACAGCTTCGAAAATTTTTTATATATGAGGCAGATGAAGCAGCTCACATTGATAAAATTATCTCTCTTCTAAAAGATCAGGAACAAATTGTAAATGAAAAGCTGATCCAGCTTCAAAAAGATTCAGCACATGTCCATCACAAAGTAGAATACTACTCTGAAATCAAACATGCGCTGGAAAATAATCTTCCTCTGCCAGTCTGGGTAGATGAGGATTGATTTCACTTATTCCTTCTATCTGAAACTCTTTAAATATGCCTTCTGCTCTGGTGTGATCCGGTAGCTCTCCACCGCCTTCTGAATGGTCTTACGGTGTACCCATTCCGGCAGACGTCGTTCCTCGATATACGGAATGGTCGCCTCCCATTGCTTTGCAAGGGCCGTAGCAAGATACCAGGCGATCATCATGTTTACATAATATTCTTCAGACCGTATATCTGCTGCCAGCTTCAGATATTCCGGTCTGAAATCTTCCTCCAGATAAAGATTCATCAGCATACCGATTCCATAACGAATCGTATAAGTTTCTCCAGATGAGATCCAGTTTCTGATTTCCGGAAGCAGCTC contains the following coding sequences:
- a CDS encoding MerR family transcriptional regulator, encoding MKNYTIREISEMFELPSSTLRYYESEELLPEVPKSSSGQRIYNDEHVERLKCINCFKRTGMTIPQLRKFFIYEADEAAHIDKIISLLKDQEQIVNEKLIQLQKDSAHVHHKVEYYSEIKHALENNLPLPVWVDED
- the spoIIID gene encoding sporulation transcriptional regulator SpoIIID is translated as MKDYIEERAVEIAHYIIETKATVRQTAKKFGISKSTVHKDVTDRLIQINPALAGEARKILDVNKEERHIRGGLATREKYLHMHH
- a CDS encoding pyridoxal phosphate-dependent aminotransferase, whose amino-acid sequence is MTTKMVFHGSDIEKICAYYHLNKEDIVKFGANVNPLGLSASVKKEIAENIDLFSSYPDRDYVSLRNTIAAYCQIPAEFILPGNGSSELISLLIQERAPKHTLILGPTYSEYSRELSFSGSTQEYYHLQEGRNFTLDVDDLCKTLEKGYDFLIICNPNNPTSSAIMQEDLRKLIAFCSGKNIFVMIDETYVEFAPDINAVTAVPLTREFTNLMVLRGVSKFYAAPGMRLGYGITGNREFLARMREKQTPWSLNSLGAFAGKKMLLDHDYFRRTRELILGERDRMETELKKLSIFKVYPAYANFILLKIQKEGLTSADVFEACIKKGLMIRDCSSFQCLDGEFVRFCIMMPEDNTRLLDILKQL
- a CDS encoding aldo/keto reductase gives rise to the protein MYTASKERYTTMEYDHCGNSGLMLPKVSLGLWHNFGDTANFENMRKLCFTAFDSGITQFDLANNYGPEPGSAEKNFGRILKEDLGVYRDELIITTKAGYEMWDGPYGNWGSRKYLLASLDQSLKRMGLDYVDIFYHHRMDPDTPLEETMGALASAVQSGKAIYVGLSNYDGETLKKATAILKDLHCPFVINQNRYSIFDRTVEKNGLKKATAELQKGLITFSPLAQGQLTDRYLHGIPEDSRIRTDGRFLKESTLDEHRLDQIRKLNELAAQRGEKLADMALAWLLQQKEVTSVLIGASKTQQILDNIKAISSAPLTEEELKLIDEISLN